The nucleotide sequence GGCCCGCCCGTCACCGACGACTACTTCGACGAGCAGAAGCTGCGCATGGAGAACGCGCGGCTCAAGGAAGAGGCAAGCCGCTTCGCATTCTCCATTGCGCATTTGCGCCCCTCCTCATTTTTATCGCGCTCTCGTTTCACACGGCGACGACGTGGCACGCGCGTTTCATGTGATGTGCAGCTTGACCGGGTGTCCAGCCTGACGTCCAAGTACCTGGGTCGCCCCATCACGCAGCTGCCGCCGGTGCAGCCGCTGTCCATGTCGTCGTCACTGGACCTGTCCGTCGGCGGGCTCGGCAGCCCGTCGCTGGGCCCGTCGCTGGACCTCGACCTCCTCAGCGGCGGCTCCTCGGGGTACCCTCCGTTCCACCTCCCCATGACGGTGTCGGAGATGGACCGGCCCATGATGGCTGAGATGGCGACGCGCGCCATGGACGAGCTCATCAGGATGGCGCAGGCCGGCGAGCACCTGTGGGTCAAGACGGCGGGCGGCGGCCCCGACGGGCGCGAGGTGCTCAACGTCGACACGTACGACAGCATCTTCGCCAAGCCCGGGGGCTCGTTCCGCGGCCCCGACGTGCACGTCGAGGGCTCCCGCGACTCGGGCCTCGTCTTCATGAGCGCCATCGGCCTCGTCGACATGTTCATGGACTCGGTAACTTTATTTTCTGCTCCGGGCTGCTGTGATTAATAGCTGTTGAGAATCGTTACGTGATAATATATCTAGCATTATTACGGTTCGCTCCTACCACGTCGTAAGCGTGACGTGCACTGTTGTCACTGTTCTCGCAGAGCAACTGGATGGACTTCTTCCCTGCCATCGTGTCCAAGGCGCGCACGATCGACGTCCTCGTGAACGGCATGGCCGGGCGGAGCGAGTCTTTGGTTCTGGTAGAGCAGTTGATCCCTCCGATCCATCCCTCCCTCTTGTCACGTTCGCACGGGCCGTCTGCCTTCTTGATCTCACTCACCACTAATTCTGCCTGCGTGTCTATTCGTGCGTGTCGCGCGGCGCATGCAGATGTACGAGGAGCTGCACGTGATGTCGCCGGTCGTCCCGACGCGCGAGTTCTGCTTCCTCCGCTACTGCCGGCAGATCGAGCACGGGCTGTGGGCGATCGCCGACATCTCGGTGGACCTGCTGCAGCGCGACGCAAGGTTCGGCGCGCCGCCGTCGCGCTCGTGCCGCCTCCCATCGGGCTGCCTCATCGCCGATATGGCCGATGGCTCCTCCAAGGTACTGTAGTTAAAGTGCATTTTTGCTTTGCGATTGCATTTGCCATTCATGTGCGTTGACGCTGCACGTGCGCGTAATATGGTACGGAGTCGTGGCTCGCGTGACATTTTCGTGCGCGTATTCGTTCATCAGGTGACCTGGGTCGAGCACATGGAGATCGAGGACAGGGTTCCCATCCACCTGCTCTACCGCGACCTCATCCTCAGCGGCGCCGCGTTCGGGGCGCATCGGTGGCTCGCCGCGCTGCAGAGGGCGTGCGAGCGGTGCGCGTGCCTTGCCACGGCCGGCATGCCGCACCGGGACATTGCAGCTGCAGGAGGTGTGTGTGTTTCTGATGAATTGGCCGGCATGCATATACTCGTACTGTATGTCTGTCGGTTGGCTTAGCCCTGGACGTAAATCTCATGAAAAGCTACTAACTGCAGTGACGCCGGAAGGGAAGCGGAGCATGATGAAGCTGTCGCAGCGGATGGTGAGCAGCTTCTTCGCGAGCCTGAGCGCGTCGCAGCTCCACCGGTGGACGACGCTGTCGGGGCCCAACGACGTGGGCGTCCGCGTCATGGTGCACCGCAGCACGCACCCGGGGCAGCCCAGCGGCGTGGTGCTCAGCGCGGCCACGTCCATCTGGCTGCCGGTCCCGTGCGACCGGGTGTTCGCCTTCGTTCGCGACGAGCACACGCGCTCCCAGGTCCGCTGCGACGCCACGTCGTCGAGGATTCTTCTTCTGATTGTTGTTCCATTCTGTCCGCACTCCGCAGGGGCGTCGGGTCGCATTCTAGCTAGCGTGCCTTCACCGCGCTCACGTCTCCTGCTCCTTTACTTTGTCGCTTGCAGTGGGACGTGCTGTCGCACGGCAACCCGGTGCAGGAGGTGTCGCGCATCCCCAACGGCTCCCACCCTGGAAACTGCATCTCCTTGCTCAGAGTAAGCATCGCATTCGCGTCGCGCGTGCATCT is from Miscanthus floridulus cultivar M001 chromosome 7, ASM1932011v1, whole genome shotgun sequence and encodes:
- the LOC136464608 gene encoding homeobox-leucine zipper protein ROC8-like, translating into MDFGDDVMDGGSDAQRRKKRYHRHTPRQIQQLEAMFKECPHPDENQRMQLSRELGLEPRQIKFWFQNRRTQMKAQHERQDNCFLRAENDKIRCENIAMREALRNVICPTCGGPPVTDDYFDEQKLRMENARLKEELDRVSSLTSKYLGRPITQLPPVQPLSMSSSLDLSVGGLGSPSLGPSLDLDLLSGGSSGYPPFHLPMTVSEMDRPMMAEMATRAMDELIRMAQAGEHLWVKTAGGGPDGREVLNVDTYDSIFAKPGGSFRGPDVHVEGSRDSGLVFMSAIGLVDMFMDSSNWMDFFPAIVSKARTIDVLVNGMAGRSESLVLMYEELHVMSPVVPTREFCFLRYCRQIEHGLWAIADISVDLLQRDARFGAPPSRSCRLPSGCLIADMADGSSKVTWVEHMEIEDRVPIHLLYRDLILSGAAFGAHRWLAALQRACERCACLATAGMPHRDIAAAGVTPEGKRSMMKLSQRMVSSFFASLSASQLHRWTTLSGPNDVGVRVMVHRSTHPGQPSGVVLSAATSIWLPVPCDRVFAFVRDEHTRSQWDVLSHGNPVQEVSRIPNGSHPGNCISLLRGLNASQNSMLILQESCTDASGSLVVYAPIDIPAANVVMSGEDPSAIPLLPSGFTILPDGRPGASSSSSSSAAGPLGAPAAAGSLVTVAFQILVSSLPSSKLNAESVATVNSLISTTVEQIKAALNCASH